In the Drosophila teissieri strain GT53w chromosome 3R, Prin_Dtei_1.1, whole genome shotgun sequence genome, taataaatataggCTAACGAATAAAAAATCCGGTATTAATCAGCATATCGAATGTAAAGGTCTTTGCATTTCTAAATACAATGTCACTTTATAGAAATGTTCGTCTATTTAGGACTTTCTTTCCGTGTAATGGCGTAGCGGTGCAGAGTGGCCATCAATTGGCCAAGAATATACAGATACCCAATTGAATCGAAATGCAGCGGACTGCAACGAAAAGAGTGCCCCAGTAGTAGACTTCAATGGGTGCCCACTTTTGTTCAGTCTTTTGAGAACGGTGCAACGGTGTAAACATGTTCAGAACTTCGATCCCAATCGCCGTTCTTCACCTGGTCCTGCTGGTGTCCTTCGGAAGAGCGCACACCCTTCCGCCGGTGGTGCAGATGGGTGGTGCAATCGTGGCCGCCGTCGAGCAGGATGCCGAGCAGGAAGATGCCGCTGAGGAGCGGCAGCGGGTCGAGCGACAGTGGCTATCGATGGCCGAAACACAATTGCACAGCCTGATCAGAGACGATCTGAGCCCAGAAGCGGTAAACAAGATGCTGGAGACGTGGTCTACCGAAGGTGGGTAAAAGTCATCTTCCTCAATCATATTCAAAAAGTTCCTGCTAAGGGCAACCTAAAATTTAAAGAACCACGAAATctatatttactatttactattAATACTGTTCTCGTGcaattttatattaatcttTGTTTATATATCTCATACATCATAAACCCAATACCATTTCTATAAGGAAGAGAAGGTTGATCTCAACTGGCATATTTATACATTCCCCACCATTTTAATATATCTCTTTCCTTTTTAAACGTTCAACGATTAGTGTTAagctaatttgtttatttaacaatttatgatttgtattTGATTGTGTTACGATTTTTATATCGCAGGTCGCGGTAAGCAGAAGAAGCAAAAAAAGCTCAAGAAAATGGTATACCCGCTTCTAGCAGCTGTAGCCGTTGCCAAAATGGTTTTGTTACCCTTGGTCCTGAAATGGCTGACGGCGCTTTCGACCTCATCGTTTGTCATGGGCAAAATCGCATTGATCACATCCGGTATTTTGGCTCTGAAATGGATTTTGTCTGGAGGACATGCACACGATCGTCTGGAGATAGTTCACTCTCATGCACCACTAGTTAAAGGATTACACGGCAGTGATTTGTCTACAAGTGGAAGCAGTTGGATACCCATTCGACAGCCCTTTATACCTTTGGTATCCAAAGACCATAACCTCGACAACCTTTATAAGCCATTTTTATAGGTTAGTTTGAAACAAGTGTGAGAGTACTGAAAAAAGCTAATTTTATTGAAAgtattgcaaaacaaaatgcctGTCAAATGTTGCACAAGTAAAAGGCAAGACCGCAGCTCTTGGTTTATAGgaataaatgtaaatagcAAATGTTAATGTAGCGTTAATTTGAAATCATTACATTTTGACCAAACATCAGTTTTCCGTTCAACACTATGCCAATAGACAAACAGGGCCACGTAACTCCCAACTTCATCAACGATTAATTAGCACATGACTCGCC is a window encoding:
- the LOC122620552 gene encoding uncharacterized protein LOC122620552 produces the protein MFRTSIPIAVLHLVLLVSFGRAHTLPPVVQMGGAIVAAVEQDAEQEDAAEERQRVERQWLSMAETQLHSLIRDDLSPEAVNKMLETWSTEGRGKQKKQKKLKKMVYPLLAAVAVAKMVLLPLVLKWLTALSTSSFVMGKIALITSGILALKWILSGGHAHDRLEIVHSHAPLVKGLHGSDLSTSGSSWIPIRQPFIPLVSKDHNLDNLYKPFL